In Fibrobacter sp. UWB2, the following are encoded in one genomic region:
- a CDS encoding winged helix-turn-helix transcriptional regulator has translation MILQVLKSNPSMTQGEMAQSLGMDSNQIKYYLNKLKNGPNPAIRHIGTTRNGYWEVLVEI, from the coding sequence TTGATTCTCCAAGTCCTCAAAAGCAATCCCTCTATGACGCAAGGAGAAATGGCTCAATCATTGGGAATGGATTCAAACCAAATAAAGTATTACCTTAACAAGCTTAAGAACGGTCCTAATCCGGCAATCCGCCATATCGGTACAACGCGTAACGGATATTGGGAAGTGTTGGTAGAAATCTAG
- the dinD gene encoding DNA damage-inducible protein D, which translates to MTKKEVTTYSQQTFENIKHFDENGNEFWYARELQTALEYTEWRNFEKSIKRAKEACASSGFVETDHFVGVNKMVTLGSGSQREITDIKLSRYACYLIVMNGDPRKEVIALGQTYFAVKTRQKEISDTMSQLSEDEKRLAIRDEVTIRNKFLASSAKAAGVETPVDYAVFQNRGYQGLYNGLGMKDIHKRKGLKKNEQILDHMGATELAANLFRITQTDDKLRRENIKGKELANETHFAVGKKVRQTIAELGGTMPENLPTPKISAKKLKQERKKTIAKK; encoded by the coding sequence ATGACTAAAAAAGAAGTTACCACTTATTCTCAACAGACGTTTGAAAACATCAAGCACTTTGATGAAAACGGGAATGAATTTTGGTATGCAAGAGAACTGCAAACGGCTTTGGAATATACAGAATGGAGAAATTTCGAAAAAAGCATAAAACGAGCAAAGGAAGCATGCGCATCAAGCGGTTTTGTTGAGACAGACCATTTTGTTGGCGTCAACAAAATGGTTACTCTTGGTTCTGGTTCACAGCGTGAAATTACCGATATCAAGCTTTCCCGTTACGCTTGTTACCTGATTGTAATGAACGGGGACCCCCGTAAAGAAGTAATTGCTCTTGGACAAACATATTTTGCAGTAAAGACTCGTCAAAAAGAAATTTCGGATACAATGTCGCAACTTTCGGAAGATGAAAAACGATTGGCTATTCGCGATGAGGTTACGATTCGCAACAAATTCCTAGCCAGTTCTGCGAAAGCAGCTGGTGTTGAAACGCCCGTGGATTATGCGGTGTTCCAAAATCGCGGATATCAGGGGCTTTACAACGGCTTGGGAATGAAAGACATTCACAAGCGTAAAGGTCTCAAGAAAAACGAGCAAATACTGGACCACATGGGAGCTACAGAGCTTGCTGCAAATCTTTTCCGCATTACACAAACAGATGACAAACTCCGTCGTGAAAACATCAAGGGAAAAGAATTGGCAAATGAAACTCATTTTGCCGTAGGCAAGAAAGTTCGCCAAACAATCGCCGAACTTGGTGGAACAATGCCAGAAAACCTCCCCACGCCCAAAATCAGTGCTAAAAAGTTGAAACAGGAACGCAAGAAAACCATCGCGAAGAAATAA
- a CDS encoding metal ABC transporter ATP-binding protein — MFLLKCNKLTLGYNNKDILHSFDYGIHSGEYLCIIGRNGCGKTTFLRGLAGVLRPKSGKIELCDNLRRNQIGYLPQITIAQKDFPASVEEIVLSAFQGKSLLLPFYGKALRKRANECLELTRTENLRKESFRELSGGQKQRVLLARALCAAERLLLLDEPVTGLDPESSQNMYNIIKDLHENKNMTIVMVTHDVEAARNNATRILNFNELVH, encoded by the coding sequence ATGTTTCTGCTCAAGTGCAACAAATTAACACTGGGATACAACAACAAAGACATTCTTCACAGTTTTGATTACGGGATTCATTCCGGCGAATACCTCTGCATCATAGGCAGAAACGGCTGCGGAAAGACGACGTTCTTGCGCGGCCTCGCCGGAGTTTTACGCCCAAAATCTGGGAAGATCGAACTTTGCGACAATCTCAGGCGAAACCAAATCGGCTACTTGCCTCAAATCACGATAGCGCAAAAAGATTTCCCGGCATCTGTCGAAGAAATCGTCCTTTCGGCATTTCAAGGGAAAAGCCTGTTGTTGCCATTTTATGGGAAAGCCCTCCGCAAACGCGCAAACGAGTGCTTGGAACTCACGCGGACAGAGAATCTGCGGAAAGAAAGTTTCCGCGAACTTTCTGGCGGTCAAAAGCAGCGCGTTCTTTTGGCGAGGGCATTGTGCGCTGCCGAGCGCTTGTTGCTTTTGGACGAGCCCGTCACAGGACTTGATCCCGAATCATCGCAGAACATGTACAACATTATCAAGGACCTTCACGAAAATAAGAACATGACTATCGTGATGGTCACACACGACGTTGAGGCCGCACGCAACAATGCCACTAGGATACTGAACTTTAACGAATTAGTGCATTAA
- a CDS encoding ATP-dependent RecD-like DNA helicase — MDNKILATESIDEFIDALIEMRGLVPLDKHLLHLLFEIKSDIPLHTQKFLTLCMSLLDDGNTRVPLDALQFTDMWTRKWNGLVMLRISTAEEDIDESAFATADDFASIITNGIQDLLTSDFSAIMESRETDTASTEDSLSKPFILAKRESGTHLYFTKHFDAKCVIEKAANILFKNGSKPTDEEIAQCTEKVASICKPFGDKPFLIKKRQAEAIIRGQTENLVVTGGPGTGKTTVVLYILWNLLASHSEMLDWNIYLAAPSGKAADRMRESLIDGLARIRDEQKSDNERIFRKLNELESSTIHRLLRFSKSKGGFMYNHEEQFPKNSIFVIDEASMIDIEMFAALLEAIPEGARLFILGDPFQLPSVDSGAVLGEILKVQSGKDFSVKLNESNRFDDRSNIGKLAAEIKEVAESKNNNKFVPHKFISGEAFDDLANENSATFKDKVFYRKLETDNNPLTKKEEDKRIESFIAEWSRNFAKLPELAEQIHPQRTGTEADDPDHSETARRNQIWQLSLTKRILCAERRGLRGIENINKKVCSKIKSLWRAKKKSQGETVQWDDSGYFPGQLLIITRNQEMFKLYNGDTGIVVFDGNTPCLMLKKAPPQGSERTRDDFVFYPLSVLPEDSIATAFAITIHKSQGSEYKHVTMFLPTKIGHPLLTNQIIYTGITRAKESVTIIAGDDTFKAAVTTVSERDTGISL, encoded by the coding sequence ATGGACAATAAAATACTCGCAACAGAATCGATTGACGAATTCATCGACGCCCTCATTGAAATGCGCGGGCTCGTTCCGCTTGACAAGCACTTGCTCCACCTGCTTTTTGAAATCAAAAGCGACATTCCACTCCATACGCAAAAATTCCTGACGCTATGCATGTCGCTCCTCGACGACGGCAACACGCGCGTTCCGCTAGATGCATTGCAATTCACGGATATGTGGACCCGCAAATGGAACGGCCTCGTGATGCTCCGCATCAGCACCGCCGAAGAAGATATCGACGAAAGCGCATTTGCAACCGCAGACGATTTTGCAAGCATTATCACGAACGGCATTCAAGACCTCCTGACAAGTGACTTTTCTGCCATTATGGAAAGCCGAGAAACCGACACGGCTTCCACCGAAGATTCTTTAAGCAAGCCGTTCATTCTCGCCAAGCGCGAAAGCGGTACGCACCTCTATTTCACCAAGCATTTCGATGCCAAATGCGTGATTGAAAAAGCAGCGAATATTTTGTTCAAAAACGGTAGCAAGCCGACCGACGAAGAAATCGCGCAGTGCACCGAAAAAGTCGCAAGCATCTGTAAGCCATTCGGCGACAAGCCCTTCCTCATCAAGAAGCGCCAGGCCGAAGCCATAATCCGCGGGCAAACCGAAAACCTCGTTGTCACAGGTGGCCCGGGCACCGGCAAGACTACCGTCGTTCTCTACATTCTGTGGAACCTGCTTGCAAGCCATAGCGAAATGCTCGATTGGAACATCTATCTCGCCGCTCCGAGCGGCAAAGCCGCCGACCGCATGCGCGAAAGCCTTATCGATGGTCTCGCGAGAATCCGCGACGAACAAAAGAGCGACAACGAGCGCATTTTCCGCAAGCTGAACGAACTCGAAAGCAGTACCATCCACCGTCTGCTCCGATTCTCCAAAAGCAAAGGCGGCTTCATGTACAATCACGAAGAGCAATTCCCCAAGAATTCCATCTTCGTCATTGACGAAGCGAGCATGATAGACATCGAAATGTTCGCTGCACTTCTCGAAGCCATCCCCGAAGGCGCACGCCTCTTCATTCTCGGTGACCCGTTCCAGCTCCCGTCTGTTGATTCCGGCGCCGTCCTCGGCGAAATCTTGAAAGTGCAATCCGGCAAGGATTTTTCCGTCAAGCTCAACGAATCCAATCGATTTGACGACCGTTCAAACATCGGCAAACTCGCCGCAGAAATCAAGGAAGTCGCCGAGAGCAAGAACAACAACAAGTTCGTCCCGCACAAATTCATAAGTGGCGAGGCATTTGACGACCTCGCAAACGAAAACTCCGCAACCTTCAAGGACAAAGTTTTCTACAGAAAGCTCGAAACAGACAACAACCCACTCACTAAAAAAGAAGAAGACAAACGCATCGAATCGTTCATTGCCGAATGGTCCCGCAATTTTGCCAAGCTCCCCGAGCTCGCTGAACAGATTCATCCGCAACGCACCGGCACCGAAGCAGACGATCCCGACCACAGCGAAACCGCCCGACGCAATCAAATCTGGCAACTATCGCTGACAAAGCGAATCCTCTGTGCCGAACGCCGAGGCCTCCGTGGCATCGAAAACATAAACAAAAAAGTTTGCTCTAAAATCAAGAGCCTCTGGCGCGCCAAAAAGAAATCGCAAGGCGAAACCGTCCAATGGGATGATTCCGGCTACTTCCCGGGTCAACTCCTCATCATCACGCGAAACCAGGAAATGTTCAAGCTCTACAACGGCGACACGGGAATCGTCGTCTTCGACGGCAACACCCCCTGCCTCATGCTCAAAAAAGCGCCTCCCCAAGGCAGCGAAAGGACACGCGACGACTTCGTCTTCTACCCGCTCTCGGTCCTCCCCGAAGATTCCATTGCGACAGCATTTGCCATCACCATCCACAAATCGCAAGGCTCCGAATATAAACACGTCACCATGTTCCTGCCAACTAAAATCGGCCACCCCCTCCTCACCAACCAAATCATATACACAGGCATCACCCGCGCCAAGGAGAGCGTCACCATCATCGCAGGCGATGACACGTTCAAAGCCGCAGTCACCACCGTCAGCGAGCGCGACACGGGAATTTCGCTATAG
- a CDS encoding metal ABC transporter substrate-binding protein, giving the protein MKKLSFCSLACAIFVAALFSLVACNSVSENKKQESHELSIITTIYPEYAWTKEILGTRTDSVNLTLLIKNGIDLHSYKPTAHDVAKIASADMVIYVGGESDEWIKDALTASPKKGRVEINLMEALGDRVKAEEIVEGMQAEEEHHHDEEVENDEHVWLSLKNAEILVKKIAEELSKIDVTHASAYKQNAEAYIAQIQSLDAEYRTAVESAARKTVLFGDRFPFRYLVDDYGIKYYAAFVGCSAESEASFETIAFLAGKMDSESLPSIFIIENGNDKIAKAVLAASKKSQNAQILTINSMQSITEEQINNGINYLSLMKANLENLKKALN; this is encoded by the coding sequence ATGAAAAAGCTTTCATTTTGTTCTTTGGCGTGCGCCATTTTTGTCGCAGCGCTCTTCTCCCTCGTAGCCTGCAACAGCGTTTCCGAAAACAAAAAGCAGGAATCACACGAGCTCTCCATCATCACCACCATTTATCCAGAATACGCGTGGACAAAAGAAATCCTCGGAACACGCACCGATTCCGTCAATCTCACGTTGCTCATCAAGAACGGTATCGATTTGCACAGTTACAAGCCCACAGCCCACGATGTCGCAAAAATTGCAAGTGCCGACATGGTAATTTACGTCGGTGGCGAATCTGACGAATGGATTAAAGACGCGCTCACAGCATCCCCGAAAAAGGGCCGCGTTGAAATCAATTTGATGGAAGCTCTTGGCGACCGCGTAAAGGCAGAAGAAATCGTCGAAGGCATGCAGGCCGAAGAAGAACACCATCACGACGAAGAAGTTGAAAACGATGAACACGTTTGGCTCTCGCTGAAGAATGCCGAAATTCTCGTGAAGAAAATTGCCGAAGAACTTTCCAAAATCGATGTCACCCACGCATCCGCCTACAAACAAAATGCCGAAGCCTACATTGCCCAAATCCAGTCACTTGACGCAGAATACCGCACCGCAGTAGAAAGCGCCGCCCGCAAGACAGTTCTTTTCGGCGATCGATTTCCTTTTCGCTATCTGGTGGACGATTATGGTATTAAGTATTATGCCGCGTTTGTTGGCTGTTCCGCCGAAAGCGAGGCTAGCTTTGAAACTATCGCATTCCTCGCAGGAAAAATGGACAGCGAATCCCTCCCGTCAATTTTCATTATCGAAAACGGCAATGACAAAATCGCAAAGGCAGTGCTTGCCGCAAGTAAAAAATCCCAGAACGCACAAATTCTCACCATCAATTCAATGCAGTCTATCACAGAAGAGCAAATAAACAACGGCATCAATTACTTATCGCTAATGAAAGCTAACTTGGAAAACTTGAAAAAGGCTTTGAACTGA
- a CDS encoding Hsp20/alpha crystallin family protein, translating to MMNTQILPNAFYGIQNFIDSLNAANAKCEGTYTPKADYYETEGGFALEVELPGVKKEDMDIQVEKNILTVKATRARKDEKFTYERSFRLADDIDTENIKVSLENGILKFDLTKKAQAAARKITIA from the coding sequence ATGATGAACACACAGATCCTTCCGAACGCTTTCTATGGTATCCAGAACTTCATTGACAGCTTGAACGCCGCAAACGCAAAGTGCGAAGGCACCTACACGCCAAAGGCCGACTACTACGAAACCGAAGGCGGCTTTGCTCTTGAAGTCGAACTTCCGGGCGTCAAGAAAGAAGACATGGACATCCAGGTCGAAAAGAATATCTTGACCGTCAAGGCGACCCGCGCACGCAAGGACGAAAAGTTCACTTACGAACGTAGCTTCCGCTTGGCAGACGATATCGATACCGAAAACATTAAAGTCTCCTTGGAAAACGGTATCCTGAAATTCGACCTTACCAAGAAAGCTCAGGCTGCAGCCCGCAAAATTACCATTGCCTAA
- a CDS encoding metal ABC transporter permease: MLDKLFFYLDFPFVRYAIIVGTLISLCSSLLGVTLVLKRYSYIGDGLSHVAFGALAIAAVLKVTNNMLIILPVTVAVAILLLCGSRDSRSGIQIKGDAAIAMVSAGALAIGYLLVNIFSSSANVAGDVCTTLFGSMSILTLKPTDVYLCVILSAIVLVTFVLFYHKIFAITFDENFARATGVNVNAFNLLIAIIIAAIIVLAMNLVGALLVSALVVFPALSAMRVFKSFFTVTVAAAVISVVCSLTGIIIAILAGTPVGSTIVAADIVAFLICYTTSFIRCRRA, encoded by the coding sequence ATGCTTGACAAACTATTCTTCTACCTAGACTTCCCTTTTGTACGCTACGCGATTATTGTCGGAACGCTCATCTCGCTATGTTCCTCGCTTTTGGGCGTCACGCTCGTTCTCAAGCGGTACTCCTACATAGGCGATGGACTTTCGCACGTCGCATTCGGAGCGCTCGCGATTGCTGCAGTTCTTAAAGTCACGAACAACATGCTCATCATTTTGCCCGTGACCGTAGCTGTTGCAATTTTACTCCTTTGCGGTAGCAGAGACTCGCGTTCGGGCATACAAATCAAGGGTGATGCCGCCATCGCCATGGTTTCGGCTGGGGCCCTTGCCATAGGCTATTTGCTGGTGAACATATTCTCGTCATCGGCAAATGTCGCGGGCGATGTCTGCACAACGCTATTCGGCTCCATGTCCATTCTCACGCTCAAGCCGACAGACGTTTACCTTTGCGTAATCCTTTCTGCAATCGTCCTCGTAACATTCGTCCTCTTTTACCACAAGATTTTTGCCATCACGTTTGACGAAAATTTTGCACGTGCAACAGGCGTAAATGTCAACGCATTCAACCTCCTTATCGCCATCATCATCGCAGCGATTATAGTCCTTGCCATGAATCTCGTTGGCGCGTTACTCGTTTCGGCACTCGTCGTATTCCCCGCACTTTCCGCCATGCGAGTTTTCAAAAGCTTTTTCACAGTAACCGTTGCCGCAGCTGTAATTTCCGTCGTCTGTTCCCTCACCGGTATCATCATTGCCATCCTCGCTGGAACTCCTGTCGGTTCAACGATTGTCGCTGCCGATATTGTCGCATTCCTCATCTGTTACACAACAAGTTTCATCCGCTGCAGGAGAGCTTAA